A stretch of Paludisphaera borealis DNA encodes these proteins:
- a CDS encoding peroxiredoxin family protein, translating into MNRRIGRKVSWFGIGIVLASGMTLASAAEPKVGDPAPAFKLEGSDGKTYELSDFKGKSGVVLAWFPKAFTGGCTKECKSFAAAGESLRGLKIAYFTASVDTSELNKKFAESLSCDYPILSDPDKSVAKAYGVVHEGRAVPERWTFYIDKEGVIKAIDKQVKTEQAAEDVAAKVKELGIAAK; encoded by the coding sequence ATGAATCGTCGCATCGGCCGGAAAGTTTCGTGGTTCGGGATCGGAATCGTGCTGGCTTCGGGGATGACGCTCGCAAGCGCCGCCGAGCCGAAAGTCGGCGACCCGGCCCCGGCGTTCAAGCTTGAGGGGTCGGACGGCAAGACGTACGAACTCTCCGATTTCAAGGGGAAGTCGGGCGTCGTCCTCGCCTGGTTCCCCAAGGCGTTCACCGGGGGCTGCACCAAGGAATGCAAGTCGTTCGCGGCCGCGGGCGAATCGCTTCGTGGGCTGAAGATCGCCTACTTCACGGCGAGCGTCGATACGTCCGAGCTGAACAAGAAGTTCGCCGAATCGCTGAGCTGCGATTACCCGATCCTCAGCGATCCCGACAAGAGCGTCGCCAAGGCGTACGGCGTCGTTCATGAAGGCCGCGCCGTGCCCGAGCGGTGGACGTTCTACATCGACAAGGAAGGCGTCATCAAGGCCATCGACAAGCAGGTCAAGACCGAGCAAGCGGCCGAGGACGTCGCCGCGAAGGTCAAAGAGCTGGGCATCGCCGCCAAGTGA
- a CDS encoding FKBP-type peptidyl-prolyl cis-trans isomerase: MRLWLLGALGLLSLSLAGCDSDQIQVIQVAPPGAVIPRKPPEGDDVAQAQGETVTASARNAERGGEVQKAQPTPVGQSITLEGGLNYETVKAGTGEELTPGRVGVINYEGTLDDGTVFDTTKKRGTPAEFTFGTNKLIPGWERAVPGMKVGEIRKLTIPPLLGYKDEDKKGIPPNSTLHFEIELVGVK, from the coding sequence ATGAGGCTTTGGTTGCTGGGTGCATTGGGCTTGCTCTCGCTCTCGCTCGCGGGTTGCGATTCTGATCAGATTCAGGTCATTCAGGTCGCGCCTCCGGGCGCCGTCATTCCTCGCAAGCCCCCAGAGGGCGACGACGTCGCCCAGGCGCAGGGTGAAACGGTCACCGCCTCGGCGCGCAACGCCGAGAGGGGCGGCGAGGTGCAGAAGGCGCAACCGACCCCGGTGGGCCAGTCCATCACGCTCGAAGGCGGCTTGAATTACGAGACCGTCAAGGCTGGGACCGGCGAGGAACTCACGCCCGGCCGGGTCGGCGTTATCAATTACGAGGGTACACTCGACGACGGCACGGTCTTCGACACCACGAAAAAGCGGGGGACGCCCGCCGAGTTCACCTTCGGAACCAACAAGCTCATCCCGGGCTGGGAGCGAGCCGTCCCCGGTATGAAGGTCGGCGAGATTCGCAAGCTGACCATTCCCCCGCTTTTGGGCTACAAGGACGAAGACAAAAAGGGAATTCCGCCGAATTCCACCCTCCACTTCGAGATCGAACTTGTCGGCGTGAAGTAA
- the surE gene encoding 5'/3'-nucleotidase SurE codes for MSIRESPMLLLTNDDGYDAPGLLALRRACDGLGDSRVIAPLTAQSGCGHRVTTHETLEVSTHENGVLAVSGTPADCVRLAIDHLAPDVAWVLAGVNAGGNLGTDVFHSGTVAAVREGVIHGLPGIAVSHYIARGRSIDWERAARWTHEVLHDLLARPWRPGTFWNVNLPHPAPGAADPDIVFCPLDPSPLPLRYEVEPGRALYRGDYQQRPRRDDGDVAVCFGGGIAVSLVRVFDADLDGTVGGLSG; via the coding sequence ATGTCGATTCGAGAATCGCCGATGCTGCTGCTGACGAACGACGACGGTTACGATGCGCCAGGGCTCCTGGCGTTGCGGCGGGCGTGCGACGGCCTGGGCGACTCTCGGGTGATCGCCCCCCTCACGGCCCAGTCGGGCTGCGGCCATCGCGTGACGACTCACGAAACGCTCGAAGTGAGCACGCACGAAAATGGCGTTCTGGCCGTATCGGGCACGCCGGCCGACTGCGTCCGGCTGGCGATCGACCACCTGGCGCCGGACGTCGCGTGGGTGCTCGCGGGCGTCAACGCAGGGGGAAACCTGGGGACCGACGTCTTTCATTCCGGGACCGTCGCCGCGGTGCGCGAAGGAGTCATTCACGGCCTGCCGGGGATCGCCGTCTCGCATTACATCGCCCGCGGCCGGTCGATCGACTGGGAGCGCGCCGCGCGGTGGACGCACGAGGTGCTTCACGACTTGCTCGCGAGGCCTTGGAGGCCCGGGACGTTCTGGAACGTGAACCTGCCCCACCCCGCGCCGGGCGCGGCCGATCCCGATATCGTGTTCTGCCCGCTCGACCCGTCGCCGTTGCCGCTACGGTACGAGGTCGAGCCCGGCCGGGCGCTCTATCGAGGCGACTACCAGCAGCGCCCGCGTCGCGACGACGGCGACGTGGCCGTCTGCTTCGGAGGGGGGATTGCCGTCAGTCTGGTCCGTGTGTTCGACGCCGATCTGGACGGAACCGTCGGCGGATTGAGCGGATAA
- a CDS encoding tetratricopeptide repeat protein: MSTESPPQTRPRPSPSAGKSRLAGPSWGLRLFDVALIGLFLALAFLLGVFPLKDTDFHWHLRTGDLIRQTGQVPSVDFYTFTRAGTPWIDLHWMFQVGVSWIYERGGVPALTLAKCVITCAALLLLITARRRTWPVWTMILAWIPALLVLSGRMYVRPETLSLFYLSIYLAVLCRWDRRPWLAWLLPFVQVAWVNSHGLFVLGPIVLGFGLIDAALRSRNFGGDRKRWWAIAMSASAATGLACLLNPYGIRGALYPLELASTMSNPVFSNSIAELQSIPSFIKSAGIWVLPLQLHFATIALGALSFLIPILAAVAARVHSALPSRAVAELDREPSERGAAGKLRKSTSSKVAIKSATASRKPRRRPVAVNPDEAGWRISLLRLLLFAAFTMLSFRATRNSHQFAAVVGTVTAWNFAEWVGARNARRSAGKSDASASDSDGIRPRLVALVALILLVFAVGSGQFYTWAGEGREIGWGEERLWFPHAAARFAGGPDMPDRFLSYHNGLASLFIYYNSPERPGGPGKTVYTDARLEITGPELYDTYIELQKRLAGEQAGWQRDLDAIGRPTMMVDHQQSSQIGSVLLGSDHWRCVWFDELAAVFVHDSYKSAVAAHQVDFGARHFHPDAALEPHGTPSLIAAAKGLRNYVNFHSMSRGDLARPMIWLGLDYARRVVEAAPDSLEGWKSIGLIEMLRDPLSRPAPRFRLPFDPIFDLSPIRATYALKRAVEIAPRDFLSLIGLQQCYQDRLLFEPLAPVVDEIVSLHPINQAQVDQQIRTDAIRNNVRQQLDPPPATTWRNLGELDQLVEQQLAHGRAGSAAALLERAYAPGQAPWETVERLANLYLHLGDPAQARATLTKAGTVPRPAVRNARLAVCELAQGRFAEARQLYQQAIAQEPNLFEARYGLAVVEQDAGRAGAAYEQALAAVDCAPSDAARVSARAIASAVGRFAGERNAERGADAPR, translated from the coding sequence ATGTCCACGGAAAGTCCTCCTCAGACCAGGCCCCGGCCGTCGCCGTCGGCGGGCAAGAGCCGACTGGCCGGGCCGTCTTGGGGATTGCGGTTGTTCGACGTCGCCCTGATCGGGCTCTTTCTGGCGCTGGCCTTCCTGCTGGGCGTCTTCCCCCTCAAGGACACCGACTTCCACTGGCACCTGCGGACCGGCGATTTGATCCGACAGACCGGCCAGGTTCCCAGCGTCGATTTCTACACGTTCACCCGCGCCGGCACCCCGTGGATCGATCTCCACTGGATGTTCCAGGTCGGCGTGAGCTGGATCTACGAACGCGGCGGCGTGCCGGCCTTGACCCTGGCGAAATGCGTGATCACCTGCGCGGCGTTGCTGCTGCTGATCACGGCTCGACGCCGGACCTGGCCGGTCTGGACGATGATTCTGGCCTGGATACCGGCTCTCCTGGTCCTTTCAGGACGGATGTACGTCCGCCCGGAGACGCTGAGCCTCTTCTACCTCTCGATCTATCTGGCCGTGCTCTGCCGATGGGACCGGCGTCCCTGGCTGGCTTGGCTCTTGCCCTTCGTCCAGGTGGCGTGGGTCAACTCGCACGGGCTATTCGTGCTCGGACCGATCGTCCTGGGGTTCGGTTTGATCGACGCGGCGCTGCGGTCGCGGAACTTCGGCGGCGACCGGAAGCGATGGTGGGCGATCGCGATGTCGGCGTCGGCCGCGACGGGCTTGGCGTGCCTGCTCAATCCGTACGGGATTCGAGGGGCGCTTTACCCGCTCGAACTCGCCTCGACGATGAGCAATCCGGTCTTCTCGAACAGCATCGCCGAGTTGCAGTCGATCCCCAGTTTCATCAAGAGCGCCGGCATCTGGGTGCTGCCGCTCCAGCTCCATTTCGCGACGATCGCCCTGGGAGCGCTCAGCTTCTTGATCCCGATCCTCGCGGCCGTCGCGGCCCGGGTCCACTCGGCGTTGCCGTCCCGAGCCGTCGCAGAACTGGACCGCGAGCCCTCGGAGCGAGGCGCGGCGGGAAAACTTCGAAAGTCGACGTCTTCAAAGGTCGCCATCAAATCGGCTACTGCGAGCCGGAAGCCGCGGCGCAGGCCCGTGGCCGTCAACCCCGACGAGGCCGGATGGCGGATCAGCTTGTTGCGACTGCTGTTGTTCGCGGCCTTCACGATGCTGAGTTTTCGGGCGACGCGGAACAGTCACCAGTTCGCAGCGGTCGTCGGCACGGTGACGGCCTGGAACTTCGCCGAGTGGGTTGGCGCGCGCAACGCCCGACGGTCGGCCGGCAAGTCCGATGCGTCGGCTTCCGATTCGGACGGAATCCGGCCGCGACTCGTCGCCCTTGTCGCGTTGATCTTGCTCGTTTTCGCGGTGGGGAGCGGTCAGTTTTATACATGGGCCGGCGAAGGCCGCGAGATCGGCTGGGGCGAGGAACGGCTCTGGTTCCCGCACGCCGCCGCGCGATTCGCCGGCGGTCCCGATATGCCCGACCGCTTCCTCAGCTACCACAACGGACTCGCCTCGCTCTTCATCTACTACAACAGCCCGGAGCGGCCCGGCGGCCCCGGAAAAACCGTCTACACCGACGCCCGACTGGAGATCACCGGGCCCGAACTTTACGATACTTATATCGAGCTTCAGAAGCGGCTCGCGGGTGAGCAGGCAGGGTGGCAGCGCGACCTCGACGCGATCGGCCGCCCGACGATGATGGTCGATCATCAACAAAGCTCTCAGATCGGCTCCGTCCTTCTCGGAAGCGACCACTGGCGGTGCGTGTGGTTCGACGAGCTTGCCGCCGTCTTCGTTCATGATTCGTACAAGTCCGCAGTCGCCGCCCATCAAGTCGATTTCGGCGCACGGCACTTTCACCCGGACGCCGCCCTTGAACCTCACGGGACGCCGTCCCTGATCGCCGCGGCGAAGGGCCTGCGCAATTATGTGAATTTTCACAGCATGAGTCGAGGCGACCTCGCGCGGCCGATGATCTGGCTGGGCCTCGACTATGCCCGTCGCGTCGTGGAAGCCGCACCCGACTCGCTCGAGGGCTGGAAGTCGATCGGTCTTATCGAAATGCTGCGCGACCCGCTGTCTCGGCCAGCGCCCCGCTTTCGGCTGCCGTTCGATCCGATCTTTGACCTGTCGCCGATCCGTGCGACCTACGCGTTGAAGCGCGCGGTCGAGATCGCCCCGCGCGATTTCCTGTCGCTGATCGGCCTTCAGCAATGCTACCAGGATCGGCTCCTGTTCGAGCCGCTCGCGCCGGTGGTTGATGAGATCGTTTCGTTGCACCCGATCAATCAAGCTCAGGTCGACCAGCAAATCCGCACCGACGCCATACGGAACAATGTCCGGCAGCAGCTAGACCCGCCGCCGGCGACGACCTGGCGGAATCTAGGCGAGCTGGACCAGCTCGTCGAGCAACAGCTCGCGCACGGTCGCGCGGGATCCGCGGCCGCGCTTCTGGAACGCGCCTATGCGCCAGGGCAGGCGCCCTGGGAGACGGTCGAGCGGCTGGCGAACCTCTATCTCCACCTGGGCGACCCCGCCCAGGCACGAGCGACCCTGACCAAGGCGGGCACCGTGCCCCGTCCCGCGGTTCGCAACGCTCGGCTCGCGGTCTGCGAACTGGCCCAGGGTCGATTCGCCGAGGCGCGCCAGCTCTATCAGCAGGCGATCGCGCAGGAGCCGAACCTTTTCGAGGCGCGTTATGGTCTTGCGGTAGTCGAGCAAGATGCCGGCCGGGCAGGCGCCGCCTACGAGCAAGCCCTGGCGGCGGTTGATTGCGCCCCCAGCGACGCCGCTCGCGTCTCGGCCCGCGCCATCGCCTCAGCCGTCGGCCGGTTCGCGGGCGAGCGAAACGCAGAACGGGGGGCCGACGCCCCCCGCTGA
- a CDS encoding SDR family NAD(P)-dependent oxidoreductase: MADFFQLKDQIALVTGGGQGIGAAIARRLHAAGARVAVFDCDDKHADEIAEELGGLAIGGDVCSESDVRDAIAKVEARLGPVSILVNNAGITGRTDLSWNLEVDEVRTVFEVNVIGPFLFSKAVVPGMMDRGYGRIVNVASIAGKEGNPTLLPYSASKAAVIAMTKSLAKELAGKGDVTVNAISPAVIRTPILDGMSPSTVEYMLSKIPMGRAGTPEEVAALVHFLASRESSFTTGQCYDISGGRATY; this comes from the coding sequence ATGGCCGATTTCTTCCAACTCAAAGACCAGATTGCGCTTGTGACGGGCGGGGGCCAGGGCATCGGGGCGGCGATCGCGCGGAGGCTGCACGCGGCCGGAGCGCGGGTGGCCGTGTTCGACTGCGACGACAAGCACGCCGACGAGATCGCCGAAGAACTGGGCGGCCTGGCGATCGGCGGCGACGTCTGCTCCGAGTCCGACGTCCGCGACGCGATCGCGAAGGTCGAGGCCCGGCTCGGCCCCGTCTCGATCCTGGTGAACAACGCCGGAATCACGGGCCGGACCGATCTGAGCTGGAACCTGGAAGTCGACGAAGTCCGTACGGTCTTCGAGGTCAACGTGATCGGTCCGTTCCTGTTCTCGAAGGCCGTCGTGCCGGGAATGATGGATCGCGGCTACGGGCGGATCGTGAACGTGGCCTCGATTGCGGGCAAGGAGGGCAACCCCACTCTGTTGCCGTACTCCGCCTCGAAAGCCGCGGTCATCGCGATGACGAAATCGCTGGCCAAGGAACTCGCAGGCAAGGGGGACGTCACGGTCAACGCGATCTCCCCCGCCGTGATTCGCACGCCGATCCTTGACGGCATGTCCCCGTCGACCGTCGAGTACATGCTCTCGAAGATCCCCATGGGTCGGGCGGGAACTCCCGAGGAGGTCGCCGCCTTGGTCCACTTCCTCGCCAGTCGCGAATCCAGTTTCACCACCGGCCAGTGCTACGACATCAGTGGCGGCCGGGCGACGTATTGA
- a CDS encoding serine/threonine protein kinase: protein MASASTTPKLSQMKYRVVNNLGGGAGSTILLISDKNSGGKRYALKVVRKQEPEDEIYIEQAKNEYEASQKLNHPTIAKIYDYRLKKSWFRVTGVELLMEYVDGKALDEIEAPELNQLILLFSQVASALAHMHRRGVYHGDLKPSNIMLSKNGQVKLIDFGTAWVRGQEKNRVQGTPQYIAPEQASERVVNEKTDVYNFGATMYRMFTGRFAQSDIPKPGSDRKLPAVNKINPRILSKLNNLILACLELNPEKRPAGMFEIRETLSAVIKEMGLEEVELKGADDE from the coding sequence ATGGCAAGCGCGTCGACCACGCCCAAGCTCTCGCAAATGAAGTATCGCGTCGTCAATAACCTCGGCGGCGGCGCGGGAAGCACGATTCTCCTGATCAGCGACAAGAACTCCGGGGGCAAACGGTACGCGCTCAAGGTCGTTCGCAAGCAAGAGCCGGAAGACGAAATCTATATCGAGCAGGCCAAGAACGAGTACGAAGCTTCGCAGAAGCTGAATCACCCGACGATCGCCAAGATCTACGACTACCGACTCAAGAAGTCATGGTTCCGGGTCACCGGCGTCGAGTTGCTCATGGAGTACGTCGACGGCAAGGCGCTCGACGAGATCGAGGCCCCGGAGTTGAACCAGCTCATCCTCCTATTCTCGCAAGTCGCTTCGGCTCTCGCCCACATGCACCGGCGCGGCGTCTACCACGGCGACCTCAAGCCGTCGAACATCATGCTGTCCAAGAACGGCCAGGTGAAGCTGATCGACTTCGGCACCGCCTGGGTTCGCGGCCAGGAGAAGAACCGCGTCCAGGGGACACCTCAGTACATCGCGCCCGAGCAGGCCTCGGAACGCGTCGTCAACGAGAAGACCGACGTCTACAACTTCGGCGCGACGATGTACCGGATGTTCACGGGCCGGTTCGCCCAGTCCGACATCCCCAAGCCCGGTTCCGACCGCAAGCTGCCGGCCGTCAACAAGATCAACCCGCGCATCCTCTCGAAGCTCAACAATCTGATCTTGGCTTGCCTCGAACTCAATCCCGAGAAGCGCCCAGCCGGCATGTTCGAGATCCGCGAGACGCTCTCGGCGGTCATCAAGGAGATGGGGCTCGAAGAGGTCGAACTCAAGGGTGCCGACGACGAATAA